From the Oryza glaberrima chromosome 5, OglaRS2, whole genome shotgun sequence genome, one window contains:
- the LOC127774241 gene encoding uncharacterized protein LOC127774241: protein MAPAAVAAAEAGSKVAGGGDVVAAWERDAEKLEFIEEMTRGFYAVQERVLAAILARNNGTEYLRRHSMEGRTDREAFKGCTAWKDAPTRTSARRSSAPPTATARTSSPPTHHRVPHQIMFCCFENRKLGAEEEARSGRWTATVSALLAGCNLFLSPCALVGEEGSPGGRERRTRRSLLSRIDGQKAQGPTVRTMSRYFGPAQARHGPTEVGPVPARPNHQVMPGPSTGTLGRASTTGPARHDGPAARPDTHKKNRGVKYTYYMPWTKE from the exons ATGGCTCCGGCTgcggtggctgcggcggaggcggggtcGAAGGTGGCAGGAGGGGGGGATGTTGTGGCGGCGTGGGAGCGTGACGCGGAGAAGCTGGAGTTCATCGAGGAGATGACGAGGGGGTTCTACGCGGTCCAGGAGCGGGTGCTGGCGGCGATCCTGGCGCGGAACAACGGCACCGAGTACCTCCGCCGCCACAGCATGGAAGGACGCACCGACCGGGAGGCGTTCAAAGGATGCACAGCATGGAAGGACGCACCGACGAGGACCTCCGCCCGGAGATCGAGCGCACCGCCAACGGCGACCGCTCGAACATCATCTCCTCCCACCCATCACCGAGTTCCTCACCAG ATCATGTTCTGCTGCTTTGAGAATCGCAAGTTGGGGGCGGAGGAAGAGGCGCGCAGCGGGCGGTGGACAGCGACCGTCTctgccctcctcgccggctgcAACCTTTTTCTCTCTCCGTGTGCGCTCGTCGGCGAGGAAGGAtcgccgggagggagagagagaagaacgcGCCGATCGCTCCTCTCccgtatagatggccaaaaggcccaagGCCCGACGGTCCGGACCATGTCACGatattttggcccggcccaagcacggcacggcccgacggaggtcgggcccgtgccggcccggcccaaccACCAGGTTATGCCTGGGccctccaccggcacgttgggccggGCCAGCACGACCGGAccggcacggcacgatgggccaGCAGCCAGGCCCgatacacacaaaaaaaataggggAGTAAAATAcacatattatatgccatggacgaaagaatag
- the LOC127772556 gene encoding universal stress protein PHOS32 isoform X1 produces the protein MAGGGRADDERRIGVAMDYSASSKRALDWAIANLLRRGDHLVVLHVLHHGGEEAKHALWGKSGSPLIPLSEFRDPTAMQQYGVHCDAEALDMLDTAARQLELTVVAKLYWGDAREKLCDAVEEQKIDTLVMGSRGLGSIQRYNSYFCLQCCCLINQESKLQALTVELAFGPVANIPVQIDKLCRERCTA, from the exons ATGGCCGGTGGCGGCAGGGCCGATGACGAGCGAAGGATCGGGGTGGCGATGGACTACTCGGCGAGCAGCAAGAGGGCGCTGGACTGGGCCATCGCCAACCTGCTCCGCCGGGGCGAccacctcgtcgtcctccacgTCCTGCATcacggcggggaggaggccaAGCACGCCCTGTGGGGCAAGTCCGGATCCC CGCTGATCCCTCTCTCCGAGTTCCGGGATCCGACGGCGATGCAGCAGTACGGCGTGCACTGCGACGCCGAGGCGCTCGACATGCTCGACACGGCGGCGCGCCAGTTGGAG CTTACCGTAGTGGCGAAGCTGTACTGGGGCGACGCCAGGGAGAAGCTCTGCGACGCCGTCGAGGAGCAGAAGATCGACACGCTCGTCATGGGCAGCCGCGGCCTCGGCTCGATCCAGAGGTATAACTCCTACTTCTGTTTGCAATGTTGTTGCCTCATCAATCAAGAATCAAAATTGCAGGCATTGACCGTAGAACTTGCCTTTGGGCCAGTTGCTAATATTCCTGTTCAGATAGACAAGCTCTGTCGAGAACGATGCACTGCTTAA
- the LOC127774340 gene encoding uncharacterized protein LOC127774340 produces MYGRRASQLLKEVDSCEAGQLVPFNSDVFDQVIRECNEHNTQFQSLIRKMVEQNLDIETTRNDDHYGAAVHHLSLLRNKRCLMAYMYNRAEVIQSFRWKIGPVLPHEIQEKLHFSEKEYFKNHSAAIKSYMSEMDIDLTVDMVPPKDPYIQVRVLEDIGEVSLGEHSISLTKNSLHFLRRTDTEQFISQGLMEEFLE; encoded by the exons ATGTACGGGCGGCGCGCGTCGCAGCTGCTGAAGGAGGTCGACTCCTGCGAGGCCGGACAGCTCGTGCCGTTCAAC AGCGATGTGTTTGATCAGGTTATTAGAGAGTGCAATGAACACAATACACAGTTTCAGTCATTGATAAG GAAAATGGTGGAGCAGAACTTAGACATTGAAACAACCAGAAATGACGACCACTATGGGGCAGCCGTCCATCATCTTTCGCTGCTTCGTAACAAAAGATGTCTCATGGCTTACAT GTATAACCGAGCAGAGGTTATTCAGAGCTTTAGATGGAAAATCGGCCCAGTGCTTCCTCATGAAATACAAGAAAAGCTCCATTTTTCTGAGAAAGAGTACTTCAAGAACCACTCAGCAGCCATTAAATCATATATGTCAGAGATGGATATAGATTTAACAGTG GACATGGTGCCTCCCAAGGATCCCTACATCCAGGTTCGGGTGCTTGAGGACATTGGTGAAGTATCTCTTGGTGAACATTCCATATCATTGACAAAGAACTCACTTCATTTCCTAAGGCGCACTGATACTGAACAATTTATATCACAG GGTCTTATGGAAGAGTTTCTGGAGTAG
- the LOC127772556 gene encoding universal stress protein PHOS32 isoform X2, producing the protein MAGGGRADDERRIGVAMDYSASSKRALDWAIANLLRRGDHLVVLHVLHHGGEEAKHALWGKSGSPLIPLSEFRDPTAMQQYGVHCDAEALDMLDTAARQLELTVVAKLYWGDAREKLCDAVEEQKIDTLVMGSRGLGSIQRILLGSVTNYVLSNASCPVTVVKGK; encoded by the exons ATGGCCGGTGGCGGCAGGGCCGATGACGAGCGAAGGATCGGGGTGGCGATGGACTACTCGGCGAGCAGCAAGAGGGCGCTGGACTGGGCCATCGCCAACCTGCTCCGCCGGGGCGAccacctcgtcgtcctccacgTCCTGCATcacggcggggaggaggccaAGCACGCCCTGTGGGGCAAGTCCGGATCCC CGCTGATCCCTCTCTCCGAGTTCCGGGATCCGACGGCGATGCAGCAGTACGGCGTGCACTGCGACGCCGAGGCGCTCGACATGCTCGACACGGCGGCGCGCCAGTTGGAG CTTACCGTAGTGGCGAAGCTGTACTGGGGCGACGCCAGGGAGAAGCTCTGCGACGCCGTCGAGGAGCAGAAGATCGACACGCTCGTCATGGGCAGCCGCGGCCTCGGCTCGATCCAGAG GATTCTTCTGGGGAGTGTGACAAACTACGTGCTGTCAAACGCATCATGCCCTGTAACAGTCGTCAAGGGGAAGTGA